In a genomic window of Nodosilinea sp. E11:
- a CDS encoding DMT family transporter: MNSTPAPQTLARNPLVLIAPFFLWGTAMVAMKGAMPHTAPFFMAGMRLVPAGLLVLLVGLGLGRPQAIGRQGWLWIALFALVDGTLFQGFLAAGLQRTGAGLGSVMIDSQPLAVAVMARGLFGEHIGALGWIGLLWGIAGISLLGLPDEWILSLLHGDTAWLTGGTALNTLLQGGEWLMLLAALSMATGTILIRYVCQYVDPVVATGWHMVLGGLPLFGLSSLAEVQPWQGLTGLDWAAIAYSTIFGSALAYGIFFFLAAQGNLTSLSALTFLTPVFALLFGNLFLSETLSSLQWIGVGFTLVSIYLINQREALTQTLRQWVLSYEAGPVAKGTPAKPD, from the coding sequence ATGAATTCTACCCCTGCTCCTCAGACCCTCGCCCGCAACCCGCTGGTGCTGATCGCTCCTTTTTTTCTGTGGGGCACCGCCATGGTCGCAATGAAGGGGGCCATGCCCCACACCGCCCCATTTTTTATGGCTGGGATGCGGTTAGTGCCCGCTGGATTGCTGGTGCTGTTAGTCGGGTTAGGTCTAGGGAGACCTCAGGCCATTGGTCGCCAGGGCTGGCTGTGGATCGCGCTATTTGCCCTGGTGGATGGGACGTTGTTTCAAGGATTTTTAGCGGCAGGGTTGCAGCGCACTGGGGCCGGGCTCGGGTCAGTGATGATTGACTCCCAGCCCTTAGCTGTAGCCGTCATGGCGCGGGGCCTGTTTGGTGAACACATTGGTGCCCTCGGTTGGATTGGCCTACTGTGGGGAATTGCAGGCATTAGCTTACTCGGTCTGCCCGACGAGTGGATCTTATCGTTACTCCACGGTGACACCGCCTGGCTGACCGGGGGCACAGCCCTCAACACCCTGCTCCAGGGGGGAGAATGGTTGATGCTGCTGGCGGCCTTATCGATGGCTACAGGTACCATTTTGATTCGCTATGTCTGCCAGTATGTAGACCCTGTGGTGGCGACGGGGTGGCATATGGTGCTAGGCGGGCTGCCGCTGTTTGGGCTCTCGTCCCTGGCAGAGGTGCAGCCCTGGCAAGGATTGACGGGGCTAGACTGGGCTGCGATCGCCTATTCCACCATCTTTGGTAGCGCCCTCGCCTACGGTATTTTCTTTTTTCTCGCCGCCCAGGGCAATCTCACGAGCCTCAGCGCCCTCACCTTTCTCACGCCGGTTTTTGCCCTGCTGTTTGGCAATCTATTTTTGAGTGAAACCCTAAGCTCGTTACAGTGGATTGGGGTGGGCTTTACTCTAGTTAGCATTTATCTGATTAACCAGCGCGAGGCGCTGACCCAGACGCTGCGGCAGTGGGTGCTGTCCTATGAAGCTGGACCCGTAGCTAAGGGCACCCCGGCAAAGCCGGATTAG
- the sppA gene encoding signal peptide peptidase SppA, translating to MVWPFSPRSRRSIARIEVNGVIAAAARKRILEALKEIEERRFPALLLRIDSPGGTVGDSQEIYTALKRLKDKLKIVASFGNISASGGVYIGMGADHIMANPGTITGSIGVILRGNNLERLLDRVGVSFKVIKSGPYKDILAFDRELTDPEKSILQELIDVSYGQFVKTVAEARRLSEDTVRSFADGRIFTGEQAVQLGVVDRLGSEEDARLWAAELAGLDPDKAECITFEEKKPLLRRLVPGNSQMVGAATGLAYPGLAVPALNATLEWLEFERSTSGLPLWLYRP from the coding sequence ATGGTCTGGCCGTTTTCTCCCCGTTCACGTAGATCGATTGCCCGCATTGAAGTCAATGGCGTGATCGCCGCAGCGGCCCGTAAGCGCATCCTTGAAGCGCTCAAAGAAATTGAGGAAAGGCGGTTTCCAGCGCTGCTCCTGCGCATTGACAGCCCCGGTGGCACTGTGGGGGATTCTCAAGAAATCTACACCGCCCTCAAACGGCTCAAAGACAAGCTCAAAATTGTGGCCAGCTTTGGCAATATTTCAGCCTCAGGCGGGGTCTACATCGGCATGGGGGCCGACCACATTATGGCCAACCCCGGCACGATCACCGGTAGCATTGGGGTGATTTTGAGAGGTAATAACCTAGAGCGCCTGCTCGATCGGGTGGGGGTGTCGTTTAAGGTGATCAAATCTGGCCCTTACAAAGATATTCTCGCCTTTGACCGCGAGCTGACCGACCCTGAGAAATCTATTCTGCAAGAACTCATCGATGTGAGCTACGGCCAGTTTGTTAAAACCGTGGCTGAGGCCCGCCGCCTCAGCGAAGACACCGTGCGCAGCTTTGCCGACGGGCGCATTTTCACCGGTGAACAGGCTGTGCAACTGGGCGTAGTAGACCGCCTAGGCAGCGAAGAAGACGCCCGACTCTGGGCGGCAGAGCTAGCTGGGCTGGACCCCGATAAGGCTGAGTGCATCACTTTTGAAGAGAAAAAGCCCCTGCTGCGCCGCCTAGTACCCGGCAACAGCCAGATGGTTGGCGCTGCCACCGGTTTAGCCTACCCTGGCCTAGCGGTGCCCGCCCTCAATGCCACCCTAGAATGGTTAGAGTTTGAGCGCTCCACTAGCGGCCTGCCGCTCTGGCTCTATCGTCCCTGA
- the aroH gene encoding chorismate mutase: MTFGGCGVDWRLWAIRGAVTVSENTEDAMREAVTELVDALEERNHLDPTCIISATFSVTRDLDAVFPAAIARQRPHWDNVALLDVQHMHVEGSLPYCIRILMHVQLPVLHAKVQHVYLRGARDLRPDLVVTG, encoded by the coding sequence ATGACATTTGGAGGTTGCGGCGTGGACTGGCGATTGTGGGCAATTCGAGGAGCAGTGACGGTATCAGAAAATACCGAAGACGCTATGCGAGAGGCAGTGACAGAACTGGTAGATGCCCTTGAAGAACGCAACCATCTGGACCCTACCTGCATTATTAGCGCCACCTTTTCAGTGACTCGCGACCTAGATGCGGTGTTCCCAGCGGCGATCGCCCGGCAAAGGCCCCACTGGGACAATGTCGCCCTGCTTGACGTGCAGCATATGCACGTTGAGGGAAGTTTGCCCTACTGCATTCGCATACTCATGCATGTGCAGCTACCAGTGCTCCACGCTAAGGTGCAGCACGTCTACCTGCGTGGAGCTCGCGATCTGCGACCTGACCTGGTGGTGACGGGTTAA
- the crtR gene encoding beta-carotene hydroxylase yields the protein MSVAAEALTIRKTVPPELLKTEGGLSLNTLMFIASVGLISLSTVGYFCWHWAGWCVFLMNVLSLHLSGTVIHDASHNSAHRNRVVNALLGHGSALILGFSFPVFTRVHLQHHAHVNDPENDPDHFVSTGGPLWLIAARFFYHEIYFFKRRLWRNWELLEWFLGRFIVGLLVFVAWRFDFLGYIFNYWFSPALVVGIALGLFFDYLPHRPFQDRDRWKNARVYPSPILNLLIMGQNYHLVHHLWPSVPWYKYQPTYEVMRPLLDEKGSPQSLGLLQMKDFFGFLYDLFLGIRLKKH from the coding sequence ATGTCGGTGGCAGCTGAAGCCCTGACGATTCGAAAAACGGTTCCCCCTGAGTTACTGAAAACTGAGGGTGGTTTAAGTTTGAATACTCTCATGTTCATAGCCTCCGTAGGGCTAATTAGCTTATCGACGGTGGGCTATTTTTGCTGGCACTGGGCTGGCTGGTGCGTGTTTTTGATGAACGTTCTGTCTCTGCACCTGTCAGGGACGGTGATTCACGACGCTAGTCACAACTCGGCCCACCGCAACCGGGTGGTCAATGCCCTGTTAGGCCACGGTAGCGCCCTCATATTGGGCTTCTCGTTTCCGGTCTTTACGCGGGTGCACTTGCAGCACCACGCCCACGTCAACGATCCCGAAAACGATCCGGATCACTTTGTCTCGACGGGCGGTCCCCTGTGGCTGATTGCCGCCCGCTTTTTCTACCACGAGATTTATTTTTTCAAGCGCCGATTGTGGCGCAACTGGGAGCTGCTGGAGTGGTTCTTGGGTCGCTTTATAGTGGGCTTGTTAGTGTTTGTCGCCTGGCGGTTTGACTTTCTAGGCTATATCTTTAACTATTGGTTTTCGCCTGCGTTGGTTGTTGGTATTGCCCTAGGGTTATTTTTCGACTACCTGCCCCATCGGCCCTTTCAAGATCGCGATCGCTGGAAGAACGCCCGGGTCTATCCCAGCCCGATCCTCAACCTGCTGATTATGGGTCAGAACTATCACCTGGTGCATCACCTGTGGCCCTCGGTGCCCTGGTATAAGTATCAGCCCACCTATGAGGTCATGCGGCCCTTGCTCGATGAGAAGGGGTCTCCCCAGTCCCTGGGGCTGTTGCAAATGAAAGACTTCTTTGGCTTTCTCTACGACTTATTTTTAGGCATTCGCTTGAAAAAGCATTAG